Proteins encoded in a region of the Brassica napus cultivar Da-Ae chromosome A3 unlocalized genomic scaffold, Da-Ae chrA03_Random_9, whole genome shotgun sequence genome:
- the LOC106424482 gene encoding probable inactive serine/threonine-protein kinase fnkC — protein sequence MTSHYRNTISIVSLLCCLYITSASARSSIRQYTDDFNTNLQQWSRTKPNVGEVNYVDKLQEISSRDYKVSASNAVKGLRDRPPSSYTLKMESFNTLLKSNYAERYESRPFAVGGYNWTLVVYPNGNKKDSGSEYLSLYVAIDNSTLVAAHQEVLADLRFYIFNNNERKYFTIQDTTVWRFNVFKTMWGFSQVLPVDTFKDPKNGYLYDGDHCEFGVDVIIPSIAENSELFSATEKFYNPTFTWTIRGFSTLLKDMYSSDVFTIGGRSWNIQVYPNGRGEGEGKFLSMFLKLNGEEKLRPYEKVYVRAKLRVLNQSKLNNVQNQLDSWFSRAVPSWGFRKLISFDDLRDSSKGFLVNDMLMVQVEMEAVSSTKYFP from the exons ATGACGAGTCACTACAGAAACACCATCTCTATTGTTTCTCTCTTGTGTTGTCTCTATATCACATCTGCGTCTGCACGTTCCTCCATACGTCAATATACTGATGACTTTAACACAAATCTTCAGC AATGGAGCAGGACCAAACCCAACGTGGGAGAAGTAAACTATGTAGACAAACTTCAAGAGATCTCATCTCGTGATTATAAAGTTTCAGCTTCAAACGCAGTGAAAGGTCTGAGAGATCGTCCTCCATCGTCTTACACTCTCAAGATGGAGTCTTTCAACACTCTCCTTAAGTCAAACTACGCAGAGAGATACGAGTCTCGCCCTTTTGCAGTTGGTGGATACAACTG GACACTTGTTGTGTATCCCAACGGGAACAAGAAGGACAGTGGTTCAGAGTACCTTTCTCTTTACGTGGCCATAGACAACTCCACTCTCGTCGCTGCACATCAAGAGGTTTTGGCAGATCTCAGGTTCTACATCTTCAACAATAACGAGAGGAAGTACTTCACCATCCAAG ATACTACTGTATGGAGATTCAACGTCTTCAAAACAATGTGGGGATTCTCTCAGGTCCTCCCTGTTGACACCTTCAAAGATCCGAAAAACGGATACCTCTATGATGGAGATCACTGTGAGTTTGGCGTTGATGTGATCATTCCTTCTATAGCTGAGAACTCAGAACTCTTCTCTGCCACTGAGAAGTTCTATAACCCGACATTCACCTGGACGATTCGAGGATTCTCCACCCTGCTTAAAGATATGTACTCATCAGATGTGTTTACTATTGGAGGAAGAAGTTG GAATATACAAGTGTATCCAAATGGTCGAGGCGAGGGAGAGGGAAAGTTCTTGTCCATGTTTCTTAAGCTCAATGGGGAGGAGAAACTCAGACCCTATGAGAAGGTTTATGTTCGAGCCAAACTTCGGGTTCTTAACCAAAGCAAACTCAACAATGTCCAAAACCAAC TGGATAGTTGGTTCAGTAGAGCAGTACCGAGCTGGGGGTTTCGTAAGTTGATATCTTTTGATGATCTGAGAGATTCATCAAAGGGTTTCCTTGTGAATGATATGCTGATGGTTCAAGTTGAAATGGAGGCTGTTTCTTCAACCAAGTACTTTCCCTAG